The Pseudomonas sp. FP198 genomic interval AATGCCATGTCCTCGCGCACCGGAAACTGACGGCTACGGTGGTCGTCCTGTTCGCACTGATCGGTCATGAGCCCTCTCCTATCGAAGTTCACCGGCCAAAGCGCGCTGGTGATAGCCGGGCAACTGCTGCAAGGCGTACTCGCTGGAGAGCAACTGCACCTGGCGCCGGTCGCCAAAGAACCGCTCCTGGCGGCTGAACAGCGCACGGTGCCCGTTCACTTCAAACGCCCAGGCAAAACAGACCGTGCCGGCGGGTATGCCGTCCTTGTCGTCCGGCCCCAGCAGCCCGGTGGTGGCGACCGCCACGTTGGCGTTGGCGTCGCGCAGTGCGCCCAAGGCCATTTCCTCGGCGACTTCGCGACTGGTGAGATTGAAGGTATCGATGGTGCGCGGCTTGACGCCGAGCAAGCGCTGCTTGGCTTCGGGGGAATACACCACATAGCCGCTTTCGATCAGCGAGCCACTGCCCGGCACTTCGGCCAGCAGCGTGACGATCAGCCCGGCGGTGCAGGATTCGGCGGTGGTCAGGCGCAGTTCATGTTCTTGCAGATAATCAACCAGGGATTGGGCAACAGTCATGGCATACAGTCCTTAATGGATGCTGATGGGTTGACCCTTGCCGTTTCGAATCATTCCCTTTATC includes:
- a CDS encoding CinA family protein, which codes for MTVAQSLVDYLQEHELRLTTAESCTAGLIVTLLAEVPGSGSLIESGYVVYSPEAKQRLLGVKPRTIDTFNLTSREVAEEMALGALRDANANVAVATTGLLGPDDKDGIPAGTVCFAWAFEVNGHRALFSRQERFFGDRRQVQLLSSEYALQQLPGYHQRALAGELR